One genomic region from Deltaproteobacteria bacterium encodes:
- the mltG gene encoding endolytic transglycosylase MltG — translation MSVRAMRRAWLVFGLTALLLAVGAYVAYRYALRFQDRPAESPGRRVKFTIGKGLAFPEVVRILQDQGLVSSAAAFRFYANYKGQASKIRHGDYELSTSITPRQLLSVLVTGVAAPQVTVLIPEGKNMLEVAELLDRAQVASREGLLRQMRDPQLLRRLGISGDTMEGYLFPDTYKMKAHSPPREVLEKLFARHKRVYYQLCAAHPAQLKALRKRLGWGQREIVIMASIVEKETGQAGERPLIAGVFLNRLTLPGFSPKLLQTDPTIVYGCTVPDEKSEACRKFEGRIRRIHLDDKENVYNTYKHLGLPPGPIANPGRAALEAVFAPKKSRYLYFVSKNDGTHHFSATRSEHEAAVNRYQRGGGG, via the coding sequence GTGAGCGTGCGCGCCATGCGCCGGGCCTGGCTGGTGTTCGGCCTCACGGCGCTTCTGCTCGCCGTGGGAGCCTACGTGGCCTACCGGTACGCCCTGCGCTTCCAGGACCGACCGGCCGAGTCCCCCGGCCGGCGCGTGAAGTTCACCATCGGCAAGGGGCTCGCCTTCCCCGAGGTCGTGCGGATCCTGCAGGACCAGGGACTCGTCTCCTCTGCCGCGGCGTTCCGCTTCTACGCCAACTACAAGGGGCAGGCCTCGAAGATCCGACACGGGGACTACGAGCTCTCGACCTCCATCACGCCGCGCCAGCTCCTCTCGGTGCTCGTGACCGGCGTGGCGGCGCCGCAGGTCACGGTGCTCATCCCCGAGGGGAAGAACATGCTGGAGGTGGCGGAGCTCCTCGACCGCGCGCAGGTCGCGTCCAGGGAGGGGCTCCTCCGTCAGATGCGCGACCCGCAGCTCTTGCGGCGGCTCGGCATCAGCGGGGACACGATGGAGGGCTACCTCTTCCCCGACACCTACAAGATGAAGGCCCACTCTCCGCCGCGCGAGGTGCTGGAGAAGCTCTTCGCCCGCCACAAGAGGGTCTATTACCAGCTTTGCGCCGCCCACCCGGCGCAGCTCAAGGCGCTCCGCAAGCGGCTCGGCTGGGGCCAACGCGAGATCGTGATCATGGCCTCGATCGTGGAGAAAGAGACCGGCCAGGCGGGCGAGCGCCCCCTCATCGCGGGCGTCTTCCTGAACCGGCTCACGCTCCCCGGCTTCTCGCCGAAGCTCCTGCAGACCGATCCGACGATCGTCTACGGCTGCACGGTGCCCGACGAGAAGTCCGAGGCCTGTCGCAAGTTCGAGGGGCGGATCCGTCGCATCCACCTCGACGACAAGGAGAACGTCTACAACACCTACAAGCACCTCGGGCTGCCGCCGGGGCCGATCGCGAACCCCGGCCGTGCGGCGCTCGAGGCGGTCTTCGCGCCCAAGAAGTCCCGCTACCTCTACTTCGTCTCGAAGAAC
- a CDS encoding LD-carboxypeptidase, which yields MSFSMAPGAGVAVVAPAGPVDPTIYRDGLRILSARYRLVHAFEPPFSPGDELPYLAGGDAARCAALQQALEDERVDAVFCARGGYGAMRLLQRLDPRALSARRVPLVGFSDVTALHAWASRAGIPSVHGPVVTQLPRLPEVEVLHLFELLEGKRLPELRGLTPLRPGRARGPLRGGNLTLLSHLLGTPYFPDLTGAILLLEDVGEAPYRLDRMLTQLRLAGALSGVAGILLGEFTDCDERAGGSSPLLSAARVLEERLGELEVPVLAGAPVGHGRHNEALPLEYVAELDAEHGTLRVLGPP from the coding sequence ATGTCGTTCAGCATGGCACCCGGCGCGGGCGTCGCGGTCGTGGCGCCCGCGGGCCCCGTGGACCCGACCATCTACCGCGACGGCCTGCGCATCCTATCGGCTCGCTACCGGCTCGTCCACGCGTTCGAGCCCCCTTTCTCCCCGGGGGACGAGCTCCCCTACCTCGCCGGGGGTGACGCCGCCCGGTGCGCGGCGCTCCAGCAGGCGCTCGAGGACGAGCGGGTGGACGCGGTCTTCTGCGCCCGCGGCGGCTACGGTGCGATGCGGCTCCTTCAGCGCCTCGATCCGCGCGCGCTCTCGGCGCGGCGCGTACCGCTCGTGGGCTTCTCCGACGTGACCGCCCTGCACGCGTGGGCGAGCCGCGCGGGGATCCCGTCGGTCCACGGCCCGGTGGTGACGCAGCTCCCGCGGCTTCCGGAGGTTGAGGTCCTGCACCTCTTCGAGCTGCTCGAGGGGAAGCGCCTCCCCGAGCTGCGCGGGCTGACGCCGCTCCGGCCGGGCCGGGCCCGCGGCCCCCTGCGCGGCGGCAACCTGACGCTGCTCTCGCACCTGCTCGGCACCCCGTATTTCCCCGACCTCACCGGGGCGATCCTGCTGCTCGAGGACGTGGGCGAAGCGCCCTATCGCCTCGACCGGATGCTGACGCAGCTCCGGCTGGCAGGCGCCCTGTCGGGGGTGGCGGGCATCCTCCTCGGCGAGTTCACGGACTGCGACGAGCGTGCCGGGGGGTCGTCACCTCTCCTCTCCGCGGCGCGGGTGCTCGAGGAGCGGCTCGGGGAGCTCGAGGTCCCGGTCCTCGCGGGCGCCCCCGTGGGGCACGGGCGACACAACGAGGCGCTCCCTCTCGAGTACGTGGCGGAGCTCGACGCCGAACACGGGACCCTGCGCGTCCTCGGACCTCCGTAG
- a CDS encoding potassium transporter Kup yields MQHEAAHTPEIKSTRDLLKVALGALGVVYGDIGTSPLYALKECFNGPHAVTLDPVNVLGVLSLVFWSLVLVVVVKYLIFVMRADNHGEGGIMALLALLAESPEGRKHVRGTAALVLLALFGTALLLADGMITPAISVLSAVEGLEVATPVFKPYVVPVTVAILVLLFVSQKRGTAGVAAVFGPATLLWFVTIAALGLPWILRAPGILTAVNPINAVRFFVHNGWHGAAVLGSVVLCITGAEALYADMGHFGPRPIRVAWFVVVFPALLLSYFGQGALLLLRGADPEVVAHPFFSLAPTALHYPVVGIATIATVIASQALISGAFSIAQQAIQLGYSPRLNIVHTSSQARGQIYVPEVNTLLLVACVALVLNFKSSSALAAAYGISVMGTMLITTILMFAVAHGVWRWHVLGAAGLLALFLAVEVPFLGANLTKVAHGGWFPLVVGLGLFVVMTTWKRGRSSLVEHLRASFVPVEKFMAELPLQAPLRVKGTAVFMTGNRAVIPPVLLHHFKHNRVLHEQVVLLSVVTAGTPQVRRADRVQITDRGDGFYEVVATYGFMQVPNVPEILRLCQAKGLICAAKETSYYLGRETLLTTGKSGLWRWRKALFGFLSRNARPATAFFGIPPSRVVELGTQIEL; encoded by the coding sequence ATGCAGCACGAAGCCGCACATACGCCGGAGATCAAGTCCACGCGCGACCTGCTCAAGGTGGCCCTGGGGGCGCTCGGCGTGGTTTACGGGGACATCGGGACCTCGCCGCTCTACGCGCTCAAGGAGTGCTTCAACGGCCCCCACGCCGTGACGCTCGACCCCGTGAATGTGCTCGGGGTGCTCTCGCTCGTCTTCTGGTCGCTCGTGCTGGTGGTGGTCGTGAAGTACCTCATCTTCGTGATGCGGGCCGACAACCACGGGGAGGGCGGCATCATGGCCCTGCTGGCCCTGCTCGCCGAGTCCCCCGAGGGGCGAAAACACGTCCGAGGCACGGCGGCGCTCGTGCTGCTGGCCCTCTTCGGCACGGCGCTGCTGCTCGCCGACGGCATGATCACGCCGGCGATCTCGGTGCTTTCGGCCGTCGAAGGGCTCGAGGTGGCGACCCCGGTCTTCAAGCCCTACGTGGTGCCCGTCACCGTGGCCATCCTGGTGCTGCTCTTCGTCTCGCAGAAGCGCGGCACGGCCGGGGTGGCGGCGGTCTTCGGCCCCGCCACGCTCCTCTGGTTCGTGACCATCGCCGCGCTCGGCCTGCCCTGGATCCTGCGCGCGCCAGGCATCCTCACCGCCGTGAATCCCATCAACGCGGTGCGCTTCTTCGTCCACAACGGGTGGCACGGCGCCGCGGTCCTCGGGTCCGTCGTGCTCTGCATCACCGGGGCGGAGGCGCTCTACGCCGACATGGGCCACTTCGGTCCGCGACCGATCCGCGTGGCGTGGTTCGTGGTCGTCTTTCCCGCCCTGCTGCTGAGCTACTTCGGCCAGGGCGCCCTGCTGCTCCTTCGGGGCGCCGACCCCGAGGTGGTGGCGCATCCCTTCTTCTCGCTCGCCCCGACGGCGCTGCACTACCCCGTGGTGGGGATCGCGACCATCGCCACGGTGATCGCCTCGCAAGCGCTCATCTCGGGAGCCTTCTCCATCGCGCAGCAGGCCATCCAGCTCGGCTACTCGCCGCGCCTGAACATCGTGCACACCTCCAGCCAGGCCCGCGGTCAGATCTACGTGCCGGAGGTGAACACGCTGCTGCTCGTGGCCTGTGTGGCGCTGGTCCTCAACTTCAAGAGTTCGTCCGCATTGGCCGCGGCGTACGGTATCTCGGTGATGGGGACGATGCTCATCACCACCATCCTGATGTTCGCCGTCGCGCATGGGGTGTGGCGCTGGCACGTCCTCGGCGCCGCGGGGCTCCTGGCGCTCTTTTTGGCCGTCGAGGTGCCCTTTCTCGGGGCGAACCTGACCAAGGTGGCGCACGGGGGCTGGTTCCCTCTCGTAGTGGGCCTGGGTCTGTTCGTGGTCATGACCACCTGGAAGCGCGGGCGCTCGTCTCTCGTGGAACACCTGCGCGCGTCCTTCGTCCCCGTGGAGAAGTTCATGGCGGAGCTTCCCTTGCAGGCGCCGCTGCGCGTGAAGGGGACCGCCGTGTTCATGACGGGAAATCGCGCGGTCATTCCCCCCGTGCTCCTGCATCACTTCAAGCACAACCGCGTGCTGCACGAGCAGGTGGTGCTCCTGAGCGTCGTGACGGCCGGCACCCCGCAGGTTCGCCGCGCGGACCGCGTGCAGATCACGGACCGTGGCGATGGCTTCTACGAGGTGGTGGCCACCTACGGCTTCATGCAGGTGCCGAACGTGCCAGAGATCCTCCGGCTGTGTCAGGCCAAGGGGCTCATCTGCGCGGCCAAGGAGACGAGCTATTACCTCGGCCGGGAGACGCTGCTGACCACGGGCAAGTCCGGGCTGTGGCGCTGGCGCAAGGCGCTCTTCGGCTTCCTGTCGCGGAACGCGCGGCCGGCGACGGCCTTCTTCGGGATCCCGCCGAGCCGGGTGGTGGAGCTCGGCACACAGATCGAGCTTTGA
- a CDS encoding DedA family protein: MLNDIAEAITGFVSHNNNPLGLLLLGLSALVEYVFPPFPGDTVTLFGAFLVVRHGWSMPWVYASVMVGSGVGALLDYGIGVWISRRYVEGRIFKGEAVRRRINQVLLAFERHGALYIVLNRFLPAARAVIFIAAGMSRLKVGWVLFYSLLSAAAWNALILGAGYAVGANWDRLKLLFQRYALIAWGALGVGVAVFLVLRWRARRRAARTSGPTDEPPR, from the coding sequence ATGCTGAACGACATCGCCGAAGCCATAACAGGCTTCGTCTCGCACAACAACAACCCGCTCGGGCTCCTGCTGCTCGGGCTGTCGGCGCTCGTCGAGTACGTCTTCCCTCCCTTCCCCGGTGACACGGTGACGCTCTTCGGGGCCTTCCTGGTCGTGCGGCACGGCTGGAGCATGCCCTGGGTCTACGCGTCGGTGATGGTCGGCTCGGGGGTCGGCGCGCTCCTCGACTACGGCATCGGCGTGTGGATCTCGCGCCGCTACGTGGAGGGGCGCATCTTCAAGGGCGAGGCGGTGAGGCGACGCATCAATCAGGTGCTGCTCGCCTTCGAGCGCCACGGGGCGCTCTACATCGTGCTGAACCGGTTCCTCCCGGCCGCGCGCGCCGTGATCTTCATCGCCGCCGGCATGTCGCGCCTCAAGGTGGGCTGGGTCCTCTTCTACTCGCTCCTCAGCGCAGCGGCGTGGAACGCCCTCATCCTCGGCGCGGGCTACGCCGTCGGGGCGAACTGGGATCGCCTGAAGCTGCTCTTCCAGCGCTACGCGCTCATCGCCTGGGGGGCGCTCGGGGTGGGCGTCGCGGTCTTCCTCGTCCTCAGGTGGCGGGCGCGGCGGCGGGCGGCCCGGACGTCGGGCCCGACCGACGAGCCCCCACGTTGA
- the ruvX gene encoding Holliday junction resolvase RuvX, with protein sequence MRHLGLDVGTKTIGLAVSDEEGRVATPLRTLARKGGAHDVESVRQAFAEVQAGALVLGLPLGLDGREGAASKRVREFGSSLARSLGCHVHYIDERFTTVAAERVLIDADLSRRRRKTVIDHVAATLLLQLFLDRQVALGGAA encoded by the coding sequence GTGCGACACCTCGGTCTGGACGTCGGGACGAAGACCATCGGACTCGCCGTCTCCGACGAGGAGGGGCGCGTCGCGACGCCGCTTCGTACGCTCGCGCGCAAGGGGGGGGCGCACGACGTGGAGAGCGTCCGGCAGGCCTTCGCAGAGGTGCAGGCGGGGGCGCTGGTCCTCGGGCTTCCCCTCGGCCTCGACGGGCGCGAGGGGGCGGCGTCCAAGCGGGTGCGCGAGTTCGGCAGCTCGCTCGCGCGCTCCCTCGGCTGCCACGTCCACTACATAGACGAGCGTTTCACTACGGTGGCCGCGGAGCGCGTGCTCATCGACGCGGATCTGAGTCGCCGCCGCCGCAAGACCGTGATCGACCACGTGGCGGCCACCTTGCTGCTGCAGCTCTTCCTCGACCGGCAGGTCGCTCTGGGAGGCGCCGCGTGA